In a genomic window of Desulfotomaculum sp.:
- a CDS encoding site-2 protease family protein, which yields MFNFPTLYDIAILLPAVVIGLTFHEYAHGWAADRLGDRTARYMGRLTLNPVAHIDVVGLIMIFIAGFGWAKPVPVNPLNLVGDMRRSLMLVSLAGPATNLLIAVLGAVLLGLGGWKIPYGNEIFNKIILLNLVLAIFNLIPVPPLDGSKILAGLLPGRQEWLSAIENYGTLILILLLFTGVVGFIIRPIIIPLYNLLIVLAQGLSQVIS from the coding sequence ATGTTTAATTTTCCGACTCTTTATGATATAGCAATTTTGCTTCCGGCAGTCGTAATCGGCCTTACTTTTCACGAGTATGCCCACGGCTGGGCTGCCGACCGGCTCGGCGACAGGACGGCCCGCTACATGGGACGCCTGACCTTAAACCCGGTTGCCCACATTGATGTAGTCGGGCTGATCATGATTTTTATTGCTGGATTCGGTTGGGCAAAGCCCGTACCGGTCAACCCCCTGAACCTGGTTGGTGATATGCGCCGGAGTTTGATGCTGGTTTCACTGGCAGGGCCTGCTACAAACCTGCTGATTGCCGTATTGGGAGCAGTTCTCCTTGGGCTGGGAGGTTGGAAAATACCTTACGGCAATGAAATTTTCAACAAGATTATTTTACTCAATCTGGTTCTGGCAATTTTCAACCTTATCCCGGTGCCGCCCCTGGATGGTTCGAAAATACTGGCCGGGCTTTTGCCAGGACGGCAGGAATGGCTTTCCGCCATTGAAAATTACGGAACGCTGATTTTGATCCTGCTTCTGTTTACCGGGGTGGTCGGTTTTATAATCAGGCCGATAATCATACCGTTGTATAATTTGTTAATCGTACTGGCGCAGGGACTGTCGCAAGTAATATCTTAA
- the trpS gene encoding tryptophan--tRNA ligase, with product MQSKGRILSGMRPTGRLHIGHLNVLEYWVNLQNEYDCFFFIADLHALTTAFDETGFIRENTKEMVADWLAAGLDPEKSVLFVQSSIPEHCELHLLFSMFTPLSWLERVPTYKDQINQFKEQGKDIMTYGFLGYPLLQAADILMYRANAVPVGEDQAPHVEFTREVARRFNYLYRPVFPEPQTKLARIPTLPGIDGRKMSKSYANDIGMTAAVDELKGKVNGMITDPARIHKTDPGRPEVCTVYKYHGFYSTDKIVSIEEDCLAGKIGCVACKRSLADNIESRLAPIRERRSEIMGRRGYLEDVIREGNKKAKVQAAETMSLVREAMGI from the coding sequence ATGCAGAGCAAGGGAAGGATTTTAAGCGGGATGAGGCCGACCGGCAGGCTGCACATCGGTCATTTAAACGTGCTGGAATACTGGGTTAATTTACAGAATGAATACGACTGCTTCTTTTTTATCGCTGATTTACATGCCCTGACGACCGCTTTTGATGAAACCGGTTTTATCCGGGAGAATACAAAGGAGATGGTTGCGGACTGGCTGGCGGCGGGCCTCGATCCTGAAAAGAGCGTGCTCTTCGTGCAATCCAGCATCCCCGAGCACTGCGAACTCCACCTGTTGTTTTCGATGTTTACGCCGCTTAGCTGGCTGGAACGGGTGCCTACTTATAAAGATCAGATCAACCAGTTTAAAGAACAGGGTAAAGATATTATGACCTACGGCTTTTTAGGTTACCCCCTGCTGCAGGCGGCTGATATTCTAATGTACCGGGCCAATGCCGTGCCCGTTGGCGAGGACCAGGCGCCCCACGTTGAATTTACCAGGGAGGTGGCCAGGCGGTTTAATTATCTGTACAGGCCAGTTTTCCCCGAGCCGCAGACGAAATTGGCCAGGATACCGACTCTCCCCGGAATAGACGGCAGGAAAATGAGCAAAAGTTATGCCAACGATATCGGCATGACGGCAGCCGTCGATGAGTTGAAAGGGAAAGTAAACGGCATGATTACCGATCCTGCCCGGATTCATAAAACCGATCCCGGGCGCCCGGAGGTCTGTACTGTTTACAAGTACCACGGTTTTTACAGCACTGATAAAATTGTCTCAATAGAGGAAGACTGCCTGGCCGGAAAAATCGGCTGTGTGGCCTGCAAGCGTTCCCTGGCCGATAATATTGAGTCAAGACTGGCGCCGATTAGGGAAAGGCGGTCTGAAATCATGGGCAGAAGAGGCTATCTTGAAGATGTGATCAGGGAGGGAAATAAAAAAGCGAAAGTTCAGGCTGCCGAAACAATGAGCCTTGTGCGGGAAGCGATGGGGATTTAA